TTTCGCAAATATAAAATTTATATCTTAACATTTTTGTCTTTGGTTCACTTATCTTCAAAAAAACTTTGCTATTATGATATAATTTTATAAGTAAAATTGTATGTATATCTACTTTAGAAATTAAGGTCATCAAAAAAACATTTTTATAAATTCATGTCAGGTCAGGGCGATTATACATATTTATTGAGGTGAAACAGTATATGCATTTTAATAAAGATAAATATATTATAGTAAGAGTTGATGAAATAGGCTTGAAAATTAAAAACAAATTTATTTTTATGAATCAATTAAAAAGTAACATTAAAAAAGTTTTTAAGAACGATTTTTTGTATCATGTTGTGAATAATCGGATTTATTTAGAACCATTAAATAATGAAAGTTTAGATGTACTTAATTTAAAAAAGTTGGAAAAAATTTTTGGTATCCATTCATATTCTTTTGCTGAAAAGGTCGAAGAAGACTTTGAGAAAGTAAAAATAAAGGCTTATGAAACATTAGAAAAAAGTTTATTAGATAAAAAGATTGATACCTTTAAAGTTTCGGTGAATAGGGCAGATAAAACTTTTCCTTTAAAAAGTCCGGAGATAGCTGCAAAAATAGGAGCTTACATTTTAGAAAAAAGACCAGAATTAAAAGTAAATTTGAAAAATCCTGATATCACTGTAGAAATAGATATAAGAAATGACGGAATCTTTGTGTTTTCAAACCGCTACAAAGGACCTGAAGGGCTTCCAGTAGGTGTTTCTTCAAACGGAACAGTTCTTTTGTCAGGAGGAATTGACAGTCCGGTAGCATCGATTTTAATGCTTAGAAGAGGAATGAACATAAATGCGGTTAATTTTTATAGTCCACCTTTTACTGGGATGAAATCTTTAAATAAAATCTTAAAATTATCTTCCAAAATTTCTGAATATATTCCATTTCCTTTTAATGTTTACATAGTTCCATTGACAAAAATACAGCTTCTTTTTAAAGATTTGAAAGAAAACAAATTTTCTGTTATTCTTCAAAGAAGGTCTATGATGAGAATTGCAAATAAGATCTCTGAAATTACTGGTACAAATGTTTTAATTACCGGAGAGAGTTTGGGGCAAGTTGCTTCTCAGACACTTGAAAATTTATTAACTATTTCTGCTGCTTCAAAAAAAGAGATTTTAAGGCCTTTGATTGGTTTTACAAAAAATGAGACAATAAATCTGTCAAAAAAATATGGGCTATATGAAATTTCTATTATTCCTTACGAAGATTCATGTAGCATTTTTGTTCCTGAAAAACCAGCAACTAAGTCAAAAAAAGAAAAAATATCAGAATTAGAAGCTTCAATTGCAGAACTTTTGAACTTAGAAGAAGAAGCGCTAACCACATCTAAGAAGTTTGAAATTTTTGATGGAAAAATAGAAGAAATAAATTCATTTAAATATATAAAGAGGGGATCTTTATGAAAACTTTTCTAAAAGTAATTCAGAGTATTTTATTTAGCATTTGGCTTTTCATAGGATTTGTGGGTGTGGTTCTTGTATACGGTAGTTATGTTTTAATAAAGGCTAAAATTATAGAAAAGCGCAAAGATAAAAAATCAGCAGATGATTATATTAGAAATGTAGTTTCATGGTTTGGAAGAGTTACTTTTAAATTTTTATTTAGCAAAGTTAAAGTTATAGGGAAAGAAAATATTCCCAAAGAAGGGCCATATGTAATAGTTTCAAATCATCAAAGTATTTTTGATATTCCATTAATCTTAGGATACGTATATCCCAGTGGTTTCATTGCTAAAGAGGAACTTTCTAAAATTCCTATTTTAGGGAAGTTCATAGAGAGTTTAGGTTCTATTTTAATTGATAGAAAGAATCCAAAAAGCGGAGCTATTGCGTTAAAAAGATTTGCTCAAGCTATCCAGCAAGAAAGTATATTAACCGTTTTTCCGGAAGGTACACGAAGTTTAGATGGAAAAGTCAATGAATTTAAAAAAGGTTCTTTGCTTATACCTTTTAGATATAATGTAAAAATTTTACCAGTTAGTATAAGTGGAACCATAAATATGAATAAAAAGGGGAGTTTTTTAATAAAGCCTTCAAATGTTGAACTAAAAATACACCAGCCGATAGAACCAAAGAGTTTTGAAAATGAAGAATCATTAAGGAATTATGTTAGAGATATTATCTCTAAGGAGGTGGAAAATAATGAGAAAAATTAGTAATATTACCATGGGAATAGATAAACTATCAAATTCTCCCATTGTCTTTTTAAAAGTAGAAAACACAAATTTAGTAGTACCAATTTGGATAGGGCCTTGTGAAGCGGGTGTTTTGGCTTTAATACTAAGAAACGAAGAATTTGAAAGACCACTTACGCATGATCTTATACAAAGTGTTATAGAGAATTTGGGAGCAATTCCAATAAAAGTTCTGATAGATGAATTTAAAAATGACATTTACTTTGCGAAATTAATTTTAGAAGATAAAGATTCAAATCAAATTTCTATAGATGCAAGACCTTCTGATTGCATTATATTATCTTTAAAAAAGAACATTCCTATTTTTATAGACGAAAAAATTGCGGTAGAACATTCTATTGATTCATCTTTTTTTGAAGAAAACGAGGAAAATAGTATAAAAAAAGATATTGATAATTTCAATATAGATGAGTTGAGAAGAAAGTTTGAAAAAAAAGACGATGAAACCGACGAAGATAATAACTAACACACACCAAAGAGGTGCCTTTATGGATTTGTTAGAGTTAGGAGAGTTTAAGCGCGTTTTTGATAAATATTTAGAAAATTTTTTTGATCAAGCTACATTAGAATCCAATATCAAAGAAGTTTTAGGATACGCTGTAATAAACGGTGGAAAAAGATTACGACCATGGTTAATTTATGTGTTGGGCCAACTATTAGGTAATAATGATCATGAAACCCTTATAAATTTAGGAATGGCGGTAGAAATACTTCATACAGCTTCTCTAATTCATGATGATTTACCAGCTTTAGATAATGCTACTTTAAGAAGAGGTTCACTAACAAGTCATTTAAAATTTGGTGAATTTAAAGCCGTTGTTAGTGGAGATTATGGGTTTGTATTACCGTTGAAAATTATAAATAATTTAAAATATATAGATGTAAATAATAAAACTTTATTATCAGAATATTTTATAGAAGATACCTTAAAATTATTTGAAGGAGAAATGCTTGATTTAGTTTTTGAAAAAGAAGAGTTGCACGTTAATGAAAAAGATATTATAGATATGTATTCAAAAAAAACCGGAGCTTTATTTGGGCTGTGTTTTTCTATACCTTTTATTCTTAAAAAAAATACCTTTAATATTGAAGAGATACATAACACAGGAATATATTTTGGTATAGCTTTTCAAATATATGATGATTTAAAAGATTTATCAAAAAATTCTGAAGAATTAGGAAAAGACGTTCAAAAAGATAATTACAAAAAAACCTTGCTTAATATATATTCTCTTCAAGAAACTAAAAAAATGGCCGATAATTATTATGAAAGTACTCTAAACTATTTTAGAAAGATTAATTTAAATAAGATGGTAGAGCTTTTATTAAACATCAGAAATCTTATAGAAAGTAGGTAATTGAGCTGAAAATTAATTTCAAACCTAAAAATATTTTAAATTATCTTAAGTTTGCAAAAAAAAGATATAAAATCTTA
This genomic interval from Petrotoga sp. 9PWA.NaAc.5.4 contains the following:
- the thiI gene encoding tRNA uracil 4-sulfurtransferase ThiI; amino-acid sequence: MHFNKDKYIIVRVDEIGLKIKNKFIFMNQLKSNIKKVFKNDFLYHVVNNRIYLEPLNNESLDVLNLKKLEKIFGIHSYSFAEKVEEDFEKVKIKAYETLEKSLLDKKIDTFKVSVNRADKTFPLKSPEIAAKIGAYILEKRPELKVNLKNPDITVEIDIRNDGIFVFSNRYKGPEGLPVGVSSNGTVLLSGGIDSPVASILMLRRGMNINAVNFYSPPFTGMKSLNKILKLSSKISEYIPFPFNVYIVPLTKIQLLFKDLKENKFSVILQRRSMMRIANKISEITGTNVLITGESLGQVASQTLENLLTISAASKKEILRPLIGFTKNETINLSKKYGLYEISIIPYEDSCSIFVPEKPATKSKKEKISELEASIAELLNLEEEALTTSKKFEIFDGKIEEINSFKYIKRGSL
- a CDS encoding 1-acyl-sn-glycerol-3-phosphate acyltransferase translates to MKTFLKVIQSILFSIWLFIGFVGVVLVYGSYVLIKAKIIEKRKDKKSADDYIRNVVSWFGRVTFKFLFSKVKVIGKENIPKEGPYVIVSNHQSIFDIPLILGYVYPSGFIAKEELSKIPILGKFIESLGSILIDRKNPKSGAIALKRFAQAIQQESILTVFPEGTRSLDGKVNEFKKGSLLIPFRYNVKILPVSISGTINMNKKGSFLIKPSNVELKIHQPIEPKSFENEESLRNYVRDIISKEVENNEKN
- a CDS encoding bifunctional nuclease family protein, yielding MRKISNITMGIDKLSNSPIVFLKVENTNLVVPIWIGPCEAGVLALILRNEEFERPLTHDLIQSVIENLGAIPIKVLIDEFKNDIYFAKLILEDKDSNQISIDARPSDCIILSLKKNIPIFIDEKIAVEHSIDSSFFEENEENSIKKDIDNFNIDELRRKFEKKDDETDEDNN
- a CDS encoding polyprenyl synthetase family protein, with the translated sequence MDLLELGEFKRVFDKYLENFFDQATLESNIKEVLGYAVINGGKRLRPWLIYVLGQLLGNNDHETLINLGMAVEILHTASLIHDDLPALDNATLRRGSLTSHLKFGEFKAVVSGDYGFVLPLKIINNLKYIDVNNKTLLSEYFIEDTLKLFEGEMLDLVFEKEELHVNEKDIIDMYSKKTGALFGLCFSIPFILKKNTFNIEEIHNTGIYFGIAFQIYDDLKDLSKNSEELGKDVQKDNYKKTLLNIYSLQETKKMADNYYESTLNYFRKINLNKMVELLLNIRNLIESR